The Ancylothrix sp. D3o DNA segment CCTACGCATCCCAAATAATTAACTGTATTGGTGTGGGATTGTAAGCATTACAAGGGTTGTTAACTTGCGGGCAGTTGGAGATAACAACTAGGGTATTCATTTCTGCTCGTAAATCAATTGTGCTGCCAGGATCGGAGATGCCATCAACAATTTCTAAACGTCCGTCTGCACTCACCGGCACATTCATAAAAAAGTTAACGTTGCTAACTAAATCGCGCTTTGTCATTTCATAGGTTGCGATAGCTTCGAGATAGTTTTCTACGCAGGCGTGGAGGTGTTTTTTATGCAGTCCGTAGCGTACAGAATTACTTTCTCGACTACAGGCGCCGCCGCAGGTGTCGTGACGTCCGACAGAATCATTTAAAACTGTCATCATCACTTGACCTTCGTTAGAGATAAGTTGGGTGCCGGTGGTGATGAAAATGTTGCCTTGACGCACCATTGTATCGGGGGCGCTGTAACGTTCTGAGGTGTCGTCTGCGTTGTAAAAAAGAACGTCTACGGCTTGATTTCCTCCGAGGTCAACGATACGGAGAATTTGACCTTTTTTGACAACGTGGGCCCAGGGTTTTGTGGCCGCTAAAACTTCGTTGTAAATCGCGTTTTGGGGGTCGAGTTGAGTTGGAAATGTGGCTA contains these protein-coding regions:
- a CDS encoding urea amidolyase associated protein UAAP2; the protein is MVATFPTQLDPQNAIYNEVLAATKPWAHVVKKGQILRIVDLGGNQAVDVLFYNADDTSERYSAPDTMVRQGNIFITTGTQLISNEGQVMMTVLNDSVGRHDTCGGACSRESNSVRYGLHKKHLHACVENYLEAIATYEMTKRDLVSNVNFFMNVPVSADGRLEIVDGISDPGSTIDLRAEMNTLVVISNCPQVNNPCNAYNPTPIQLIIWDA